A stretch of Candidatus Methylomirabilota bacterium DNA encodes these proteins:
- a CDS encoding SDR family NAD(P)-dependent oxidoreductase: MKLEDRIALVTGGGSGIGRAIALLFAEEGARVVVNDLRLETAEKTVKEMRDPGRGRAIQADVADSGQVRAMFAVIERDFGALDVLVNNAGIALGPGDDRAGLMKKAETRIMEMMSGQGVQTHLDVTENMSDEAWRRMLAVHVDGTFFCTREALRLMSGRNRGAIVNISSVAALMGLPAAPHYSAAKGAILSFTRAVAREVASRGIRVNAICPGYIDTPMTQGVPPLIRAATLSHTPLGRLGEPQEIAATALFLASDDSAFFTGQWLSPNGGFFIG, encoded by the coding sequence ATGAAGCTCGAGGACCGGATCGCGCTGGTGACGGGCGGCGGGTCGGGAATCGGGCGGGCGATCGCGCTCCTCTTCGCCGAGGAGGGCGCGCGCGTCGTCGTCAACGACCTGCGCCTCGAGACCGCCGAGAAGACGGTGAAGGAAATGCGCGACCCCGGGCGCGGACGGGCGATCCAGGCCGACGTCGCCGACAGCGGCCAGGTGAGAGCGATGTTCGCGGTGATCGAGCGGGACTTCGGCGCCCTCGACGTCCTCGTGAACAACGCCGGGATCGCGCTGGGCCCCGGCGACGACCGCGCCGGGCTCATGAAGAAGGCCGAGACGCGGATCATGGAGATGATGAGCGGCCAGGGCGTCCAGACCCACCTCGACGTCACCGAGAACATGAGCGACGAGGCGTGGCGGCGGATGCTCGCGGTCCACGTCGATGGAACCTTCTTCTGCACCCGCGAGGCGCTCCGCCTCATGAGCGGCCGGAACCGGGGCGCGATCGTCAACATCTCGAGCGTCGCGGCGCTGATGGGACTCCCGGCGGCGCCCCACTACAGCGCGGCGAAGGGCGCGATCCTCTCCTTCACGCGCGCCGTGGCCAGGGAAGTCGCCTCCCGCGGGATCCGCGTCAACGCGATCTGCCCGGGCTATATCGACACGCCGATGACCCAGGGTGTGCCGCCGCTCATCCGGGCGGCGACGCTCAGCCACACGCCTCTCGGCCGCCTCGGCGAGCCGCAGGAGATCGCCGCGACCGCGCTCTTCCTCGCCTCCGACGACAGCGCGTTCTTCACGGGCCAGTGGCTGTCGCCGAACGGCGGCTTCTTCATCGGCTGA
- a CDS encoding glucose 1-dehydrogenase: MRLAGKVALVSGGARGMGAAEARLFAREGARVVIGDVLEAEGKAVEADVNAKGGGAVFVRLDVTREADWERAVAAALDRFDGLHVLVNNAGVGAASRIEDTTVEAWDRVMDVNAKGVFLGTKAVIPAMRRAGGGSIVNISSQLGLVGMDDSSPQYQASKGAVRLLTKTTALQYARDGIRANSVHPGPIVTPMTERRRADPAQYQRMLARIPLGRYGEPDEVAYGVLYLASEESAFVTGSELVIDGGWTAQ; encoded by the coding sequence ATGAGGCTCGCGGGCAAGGTCGCCCTCGTCAGCGGCGGCGCGCGCGGCATGGGCGCCGCCGAGGCCCGCCTGTTCGCCCGCGAAGGCGCGCGGGTCGTCATCGGCGACGTCCTCGAGGCGGAGGGCAAAGCGGTCGAGGCCGACGTCAACGCGAAGGGCGGCGGGGCCGTGTTCGTGCGCCTCGACGTGACGCGCGAGGCCGACTGGGAGCGGGCCGTCGCGGCGGCGCTCGACCGCTTCGACGGGCTCCACGTGCTCGTGAACAACGCCGGCGTCGGCGCCGCGAGCCGGATCGAAGACACCACCGTCGAGGCGTGGGACCGCGTGATGGACGTCAACGCCAAGGGCGTGTTCCTCGGCACGAAGGCGGTGATCCCCGCCATGCGCCGCGCCGGCGGAGGATCGATCGTGAATATCTCCTCCCAGCTCGGCCTCGTGGGGATGGACGACAGCAGCCCGCAGTATCAGGCGTCGAAGGGCGCGGTGCGGCTCCTGACGAAGACGACCGCGCTCCAGTATGCGCGCGACGGCATCCGGGCCAACTCCGTCCATCCCGGGCCGATCGTCACGCCCATGACCGAGCGCCGCCGCGCCGATCCGGCGCAGTACCAGCGGATGCTCGCGCGCATCCCCCTCGGTCGCTACGGCGAGCCCGACGAAGTCGCGTACGGTGTCCTGTACCTCGCCTCGGAGGAGTCCGCCTTCGTGACCGGCAGCGAGCTCGTGATCGACGGGGGCTGGACGGCTCAGTAG
- a CDS encoding LLM class flavin-dependent oxidoreductase gives MKFYYFHLMPYVMDHDEPSSWVTLSNRVYDPKVGHTLYNQYLDQLEYAEKLGWDGLCVNEHHQNCYGTMPSPNVMAAMLARRTSRAKLAILGNGLPLRENPLRIAEEIAMLDVVSGGRVISGFVRGISAEYFSTGINPTQSRERFYEAAELILRAWTEEGPFPFDGKYYRYHYVNPWPRPLQKPHPPVWCPSQGSSETVEWAAKRRFPYLMVFTPIKRIAQIYGEYREACERNGYKASRYQLTVNVPICVATSDAKARELAQKHTMWVFNTGLRMRPPFWRPPGYMTEASLRRLLANPPKLPSELTFEEADREGYIVYGSPATVRDKLRVFGDELQAGIVCSGMNGGSHEATLEMMELFAREVMPHFREDAHVDETAGVGR, from the coding sequence ATGAAGTTCTACTACTTCCACCTGATGCCGTACGTGATGGACCACGACGAGCCCTCGTCGTGGGTGACGCTCTCGAACCGCGTCTACGACCCGAAGGTCGGCCACACGCTCTACAACCAGTACCTCGACCAGCTGGAATACGCCGAGAAGCTCGGCTGGGACGGGCTCTGCGTCAACGAGCACCACCAGAACTGCTACGGCACGATGCCGAGCCCGAACGTCATGGCGGCGATGCTCGCGCGCCGCACCTCGCGTGCCAAGCTCGCGATCCTCGGCAACGGGCTACCGCTCCGCGAGAACCCGCTACGCATCGCCGAGGAGATCGCCATGCTCGACGTCGTCTCGGGCGGACGCGTCATCTCGGGCTTCGTGCGCGGCATCAGCGCCGAGTACTTCTCAACCGGTATCAACCCGACCCAGTCGCGCGAGCGGTTCTACGAGGCGGCCGAGCTCATCTTGAGGGCCTGGACCGAGGAGGGGCCGTTCCCCTTCGACGGCAAGTATTACCGCTACCACTACGTGAACCCGTGGCCACGCCCGCTCCAGAAGCCTCACCCGCCCGTCTGGTGCCCGTCGCAGGGCTCGAGCGAGACCGTCGAGTGGGCGGCGAAGCGCCGCTTCCCCTACCTGATGGTCTTCACGCCGATCAAGCGGATCGCCCAGATCTACGGCGAGTACCGCGAGGCGTGCGAGCGGAACGGCTACAAGGCGAGCCGCTACCAGTTGACGGTCAACGTCCCGATCTGCGTCGCCACGAGCGACGCGAAGGCGCGCGAGCTGGCGCAGAAGCACACCATGTGGGTCTTCAACACGGGCCTCCGCATGCGTCCGCCCTTCTGGCGCCCGCCCGGCTACATGACGGAGGCCTCGCTGCGGCGCCTCCTCGCGAACCCGCCGAAGCTCCCGAGCGAGCTCACGTTCGAGGAGGCCGACCGCGAGGGGTACATCGTCTACGGGAGCCCCGCGACCGTCCGCGACAAGCTCCGCGTCTTCGGGGACGAGCTCCAGGCCGGCATCGTCTGCTCCGGGATGAACGGCGGGAGCCACGAGGCGACGCTCGAGATGATGGAGCTCTTCGCGCGCGAGGTCATGCCGCACTTCCGCGAGGACGCCCACGTGGACGAGACGGCCGGCGTCGGGCGCTAG
- a CDS encoding hydantoinase/oxoprolinase family protein has translation MPAYSLGIDIGGTFTDIVVYDHDTGRRWSRKVLTTHDDPSRAVAVGTAAVLRAGRLDPSRFTRVVHATTLFTNALIERTGATTGLLTTAGFADTLEIGRERKYELYDVNLARPEPLVPRDRRLEVAERTRADGHVARKLDPREVRARARRLVEAGATSLAVVFLHAYANPRHEAEAVRVVARSFPRVAVTASHEVAPEIREYERASTTVINAYIKPLAQRYLDVMATRLAELGIPAPLLLMLSSGGLTHVTEARRTPVQMLESGPAAGALAAAFFGREDSGGSLLAFDMGGTTAKLSLVDGGEPLTAYSFEAARQRRFIEGSGLPVRISTIELIEIGAGGGSIADVSEIGLLRVGPRSAGSQPGPASYSLGGTEATVTDADFVLGYLNPAYFAGGEVTVDLDAARRAVARVAERVGLSPTAVAWGIHDIVNENMASAARVHIAERGRDPRDYALLCTGGAGPVHAHGVALKLGLRRVVCPPSAGVASALGLLVAPARVDRVATVGIRLDQGSVAALEAAFRRLEAEARAVMADTGLKLETATVRRLADGRFLGQGFDLVVTLPDGPYDDGDATRRRLSSAFEAAYREKFALTPPDVPVEFINVRVAVRAPVAGGDVALPGAARRARGDAVKGRRPAYFGEAGGFIETTVYDRYRLATGDELAGPAVVEEEGSTLVVGPGASARVAPSGNVVVTLGAP, from the coding sequence GTGCCCGCCTACTCGCTCGGGATCGACATCGGCGGCACCTTCACCGACATCGTCGTCTACGACCACGACACCGGGCGGCGATGGAGCCGGAAGGTCCTGACGACCCACGACGATCCCTCGCGCGCCGTCGCGGTGGGGACCGCCGCCGTCCTGCGGGCCGGACGCCTCGACCCCTCGCGGTTCACGCGCGTCGTCCACGCGACGACGCTCTTCACCAACGCGCTCATCGAGCGCACGGGCGCGACGACGGGGCTCCTGACGACCGCCGGCTTCGCGGACACGCTCGAGATCGGGCGGGAGCGCAAGTACGAGCTCTACGACGTCAACCTCGCGCGCCCCGAGCCCCTCGTGCCGCGCGATCGTCGTCTCGAGGTCGCGGAGCGCACCCGGGCCGACGGCCACGTCGCCCGGAAGCTCGATCCGAGAGAGGTCCGGGCGCGCGCCCGGCGGCTCGTGGAGGCGGGCGCGACGTCGCTCGCCGTCGTCTTCCTGCACGCCTACGCGAACCCGCGGCACGAGGCCGAGGCCGTGCGCGTCGTCGCGCGGAGCTTCCCGCGCGTCGCGGTCACCGCCTCCCACGAGGTCGCGCCGGAGATCCGCGAGTACGAGCGCGCCTCGACGACGGTCATCAACGCCTACATCAAGCCGCTCGCCCAGCGCTACCTCGACGTGATGGCGACGCGCCTCGCCGAGCTCGGCATCCCCGCCCCGCTGCTCCTCATGCTCTCGAGCGGCGGCCTCACCCACGTCACGGAGGCGCGGCGGACGCCCGTGCAGATGCTCGAGTCCGGTCCCGCCGCGGGCGCGCTGGCCGCGGCCTTTTTCGGGCGGGAGGACTCCGGCGGGAGCCTCCTCGCGTTCGACATGGGCGGCACGACGGCGAAGCTTTCGCTCGTGGACGGCGGCGAGCCCTTGACCGCGTACAGCTTCGAGGCGGCGCGGCAGCGGCGGTTCATCGAGGGCAGCGGCCTGCCGGTGCGCATCTCGACCATCGAGCTGATCGAGATCGGCGCCGGCGGCGGCTCGATCGCGGACGTGAGCGAGATCGGGCTCCTCCGGGTCGGCCCGCGCAGCGCCGGCTCCCAGCCCGGCCCGGCGTCGTACTCGCTCGGCGGCACGGAGGCGACCGTGACGGACGCCGACTTCGTCCTGGGCTACCTGAACCCGGCGTACTTCGCGGGCGGCGAGGTCACGGTGGACCTGGACGCCGCGCGCCGGGCGGTCGCCCGCGTCGCCGAGCGCGTGGGGCTCTCGCCGACCGCGGTGGCGTGGGGCATCCACGACATCGTCAACGAGAACATGGCGAGCGCGGCGCGCGTCCACATCGCCGAGCGCGGCCGCGACCCGCGCGACTACGCCCTCCTCTGCACCGGCGGCGCCGGGCCGGTCCACGCCCACGGCGTCGCGCTGAAGCTCGGGTTGCGGCGGGTGGTCTGCCCCCCGTCCGCGGGCGTCGCCTCGGCGCTCGGCCTCCTCGTGGCGCCCGCGCGCGTGGACCGCGTCGCGACGGTCGGGATCCGGCTCGACCAGGGGAGCGTCGCCGCGCTCGAGGCCGCGTTCCGGCGGCTCGAGGCCGAGGCACGCGCCGTCATGGCGGACACGGGGCTCAAGCTCGAGACGGCCACGGTCCGCCGGCTGGCCGACGGCCGGTTCCTCGGGCAGGGCTTCGACCTCGTCGTGACGCTCCCCGACGGGCCGTACGACGACGGCGACGCGACCCGGCGCCGGCTGAGCAGCGCCTTCGAAGCCGCGTACCGCGAGAAGTTCGCGCTGACGCCACCCGACGTGCCCGTCGAGTTCATCAACGTGCGGGTCGCGGTGCGCGCCCCCGTCGCCGGCGGGGACGTCGCCCTTCCGGGCGCGGCCCGGCGCGCGCGCGGCGACGCGGTCAAGGGCCGACGGCCGGCGTACTTCGGCGAGGCCGGCGGCTTCATCGAGACGACGGTCTACGACCGCTACCGCCTCGCGACCGGCGACGAGCTCGCCGGCCCCGCGGTGGTCGAGGAGGAGGGCTCGACCCTCGTCGTCGGCCCCGGCGCCTCGGCGCGCGTCGCGCCGAGCGGCAACGTCGTCGTGACGCTCGGGGCGCCGTGA
- a CDS encoding RNB domain-containing ribonuclease, translating into MRTRSDLVAIAQRVMRERGLEPDFSPAVLAEVGALTTAAGAGDAGARELRDRLWCSIDNDDSRDLDQLSVAEPLAGGRVKILVAVADVDALVRPGSATDGHARTNTTSVYTAGGVFPMLPERLSTDLTSLGEGEDRRALVVEMTVGPDGTVGASDVYRGVVRNRAKLAYGAVAAWLDGRGPVPPRVAAVAGMDAQLRIQDRVAQAMKSSRHEHGALSLETLETRAVFDGDVLTDLRPDEQNRAKELIEDFMIAANGVTARYLAARGSPSLRRVLRTPERWDRIVALAGELGERLPAAPDARALEAFLARRRAADPDRFQDLSLSVVKLLGSGEYALDLPGQAPEPHFGLAVRDYTHSTAPNRRFPDLLTQRLLKAALAGRPAPYAADELGALARHCTEQEDNANKVERQVRKSAAALLMQSRIGERFDALVTGASDKGTWVRIREPHVEGKLVRGGERLDVGDRVRVELVATDVERGYVDFARVT; encoded by the coding sequence ATGCGCACGCGGAGCGACCTCGTGGCGATCGCGCAGCGGGTGATGCGCGAGCGCGGGCTCGAGCCTGACTTCTCGCCGGCGGTCCTCGCCGAAGTCGGCGCGCTCACGACGGCCGCGGGCGCCGGCGACGCCGGCGCGCGCGAGCTGCGCGATCGCCTCTGGTGCTCGATCGACAACGACGACTCGCGCGACCTCGACCAGCTCTCCGTCGCCGAGCCGCTCGCGGGCGGCCGGGTGAAGATCCTCGTCGCTGTCGCCGACGTGGACGCGCTCGTCCGGCCGGGCTCTGCGACCGACGGCCACGCGCGGACCAACACGACGTCGGTCTATACGGCCGGCGGCGTCTTCCCGATGCTGCCCGAGCGGCTCTCCACCGATCTCACCTCGCTCGGCGAGGGCGAGGACCGGCGGGCGCTCGTCGTCGAGATGACGGTCGGCCCCGACGGGACCGTCGGGGCCTCTGACGTCTACCGCGGGGTGGTGCGGAACCGCGCGAAGCTCGCGTACGGCGCGGTCGCGGCCTGGCTCGACGGCCGGGGGCCAGTCCCGCCGCGCGTGGCCGCGGTCGCCGGCATGGATGCGCAGCTCAGGATCCAGGACCGGGTCGCCCAGGCGATGAAGAGCTCCCGGCACGAGCACGGCGCGCTGAGCCTCGAGACGCTCGAGACGCGCGCGGTGTTCGACGGCGACGTCCTGACGGACCTCCGGCCGGACGAGCAGAACCGCGCCAAGGAGCTGATCGAGGACTTCATGATCGCCGCGAACGGGGTCACCGCGCGCTACCTCGCGGCGCGCGGCAGCCCGTCGCTGCGCCGTGTCCTCCGCACGCCGGAGCGCTGGGACCGGATCGTCGCGCTCGCCGGCGAGCTCGGCGAGCGGCTGCCGGCGGCGCCCGACGCCAGGGCGCTCGAGGCGTTCCTCGCCCGGCGCCGCGCGGCGGATCCCGACCGCTTCCAGGACCTCTCGCTCAGCGTCGTGAAGCTCCTCGGCTCGGGCGAGTACGCCCTGGACCTCCCCGGGCAGGCGCCGGAGCCCCACTTCGGCCTCGCCGTCCGCGACTACACGCACTCGACGGCACCCAACCGCCGCTTTCCCGACCTGCTCACGCAGCGCCTCCTCAAGGCGGCTCTCGCGGGCCGGCCGGCGCCGTACGCCGCGGACGAGCTCGGCGCCCTCGCGCGCCACTGCACGGAGCAGGAGGACAACGCGAACAAGGTCGAGCGTCAGGTGCGGAAATCGGCTGCGGCGCTGCTGATGCAATCGCGGATCGGCGAGCGCTTCGACGCCCTCGTGACCGGGGCGTCCGACAAGGGCACGTGGGTGCGGATCCGGGAGCCGCACGTGGAGGGCAAGCTGGTGCGCGGCGGGGAGCGGCTCGACGTCGGCGACCGCGTGCGGGTCGAGCTGGTCGCGACCGACGTGGAGCGCGGCTACGTGGATTTCGCGCGCGTGACGTAG
- a CDS encoding hydantoinase B/oxoprolinase family protein, whose product MTAGFDAVTLEVLWTRLISIVDEAAKAIVRTSFSTLSNEANDFACMLTDARGHAIAQNTGSIPSFIGTLPATVRHFLRAFGAEGMRPGDVLITNDAWMGTGHMSDVSVLKPIFRGGRLVAFSATTSHMPDIGGRVRAIEAREIFEEGLHIPLMKLREDGRTNETLIGLIRANVRTPDQTVGDIWAQVGANELMEKRLLALMDDGGLDALTGLGDELFARAERAMREAIRAVRDGTYRYAMRTDGVDAPLEYRVALTVAGDEILADYTGTSPQQPRAINCVYAYTYAMTAYALKCALLPGLANNEGMYRPVRVTAPEGSILNPRFPAAVVSRAVTGHYVPVLLFGALHRVIPDRIMAGAGSPLWAVQQTGLRADGQPYTNVFFFNGGMGATPVKDGEHATSWPSNISSTPVEVAERNSPLFFHAKRLTPGSGGAGRFRGGLGQDILIESESDTPILVSFMAERTRFPAPGFAGGGPGGLGDVRINGRRIDNRRQHVLTKGDTVLVRTPGGGGWGRPGRRERARRERDRALGYVTRAKST is encoded by the coding sequence ATGACCGCCGGCTTCGACGCCGTCACGCTCGAGGTCCTCTGGACGCGTCTCATCTCGATCGTGGACGAGGCCGCGAAGGCGATCGTGCGGACGTCGTTCTCGACGCTCTCGAACGAGGCGAACGACTTCGCGTGCATGCTGACGGACGCGCGGGGCCATGCCATCGCGCAGAATACGGGCTCGATCCCTTCGTTCATCGGAACCCTCCCCGCGACGGTCCGCCACTTCCTGCGCGCGTTCGGCGCCGAGGGGATGCGGCCGGGCGACGTCCTCATCACCAACGACGCGTGGATGGGGACGGGCCACATGTCGGACGTCAGCGTGCTGAAGCCGATCTTCCGCGGCGGGCGGCTCGTCGCCTTCTCCGCGACCACGTCGCACATGCCCGACATCGGCGGCCGCGTCCGCGCGATCGAGGCGCGCGAGATCTTCGAGGAGGGCCTGCACATCCCGCTGATGAAGCTCCGGGAGGACGGGCGGACGAACGAGACGCTGATCGGGCTGATCCGCGCCAACGTGCGCACGCCCGACCAGACCGTCGGCGACATCTGGGCGCAGGTCGGGGCGAACGAGCTGATGGAGAAGCGCCTGCTCGCGCTGATGGACGACGGCGGGCTCGACGCCCTGACCGGGCTCGGCGACGAGCTGTTCGCGCGCGCCGAGCGGGCGATGCGCGAGGCGATCCGCGCGGTCCGCGACGGCACCTACCGCTACGCGATGCGCACGGACGGCGTGGACGCGCCCCTCGAGTACCGGGTCGCGCTGACGGTCGCCGGCGACGAGATCCTCGCGGACTACACGGGCACCTCGCCGCAGCAGCCGCGCGCGATCAACTGCGTCTACGCGTACACCTACGCGATGACGGCGTACGCGCTCAAGTGCGCGCTCCTGCCCGGCCTCGCCAACAACGAGGGGATGTACCGGCCCGTCCGCGTGACGGCGCCGGAGGGCTCCATCCTCAACCCCCGGTTCCCCGCCGCGGTCGTGAGCCGCGCCGTCACCGGCCACTACGTGCCGGTGCTGCTCTTCGGCGCGCTCCACCGTGTGATCCCCGACCGGATCATGGCCGGCGCGGGCTCGCCGCTCTGGGCGGTGCAGCAGACGGGGCTCCGCGCCGACGGCCAGCCGTACACGAACGTCTTCTTCTTCAACGGCGGCATGGGCGCGACGCCGGTGAAGGACGGCGAGCACGCCACGTCCTGGCCGAGCAACATCTCCTCGACGCCCGTCGAGGTCGCCGAGCGCAACAGCCCGCTCTTCTTCCACGCGAAGCGCCTCACGCCGGGCTCGGGCGGCGCCGGCCGGTTCCGGGGCGGGCTCGGGCAGGACATCCTGATCGAGAGCGAGTCGGACACGCCGATCCTCGTGAGCTTCATGGCCGAGCGCACGCGCTTCCCCGCGCCGGGCTTCGCCGGCGGCGGGCCGGGCGGCCTCGGCGACGTCCGCATCAACGGCCGCCGCATCGACAACCGGCGCCAGCACGTGCTGACGAAGGGCGACACGGTGCTCGTGAGGACGCCGGGCGGCGGCGGCTGGGGGCGGCCAGGCCGGCGCGAGCGCGCGCGGCGCGAGCGCGACCGCGCCCTCGGCTACGTCACGCGCGCGAAATCCACGTAG
- a CDS encoding response regulator, translating into MQRRETVLLVDDDPQVLELARELLELEGYRVLKANSGEKALEIADGHPEPIALLLADVVMPGLSGPDVAARLRPLRPSTKVLYMSGFASSAVAARGVQSGDPLVFKPFRPEALLRKVREVLDPRSPFARRPEPPSR; encoded by the coding sequence ATGCAACGCAGGGAGACGGTGCTGCTCGTCGACGACGACCCCCAGGTGCTCGAGCTGGCGCGGGAACTTCTCGAGCTCGAGGGTTACCGCGTGCTGAAGGCCAACAGCGGCGAGAAGGCCCTGGAGATCGCCGACGGCCATCCGGAGCCCATCGCCCTCCTCCTGGCCGACGTCGTCATGCCGGGCCTCAGCGGGCCCGACGTCGCGGCCCGCCTGCGGCCGCTCCGGCCCAGCACGAAGGTGTTGTACATGTCCGGCTTCGCGAGCTCGGCCGTCGCCGCCCGCGGCGTACAGTCCGGCGACCCGCTCGTCTTCAAGCCGTTTCGCCCCGAGGCCCTCCTGCGCAAGGTGCGGGAGGTTCTGGACCCGCGCTCGCCGTTCGCGCGGCGCCCGGAGCCGCCGAGCCGCTGA
- a CDS encoding alpha/beta fold hydrolase: MPERRELSVRGTPVQMLEDGAGPPLLFLHGAGGAGRWLPFQERLAKEFTVRMPSHPGHGGSPAADWIEHISDLAFHYLDLLDALGLERVHLVGASFGGWIAAELATMASHRLRSLVLIDPVGIKVDGWIYPFLFGMDIPEVVATVFHNPMAALALAPPDESVETLALQYRQGAALARVAWNPYLYDPLLRRRLARIAAPTLLCWGAHDRLAPLSPCGETWQRAIPGARLSVLADSGHVPHLEEPGAVASAVIEFCREQGAA; encoded by the coding sequence ATGCCCGAGCGCCGCGAGCTCTCGGTCCGCGGAACGCCGGTCCAGATGCTCGAGGACGGCGCGGGGCCGCCGCTCCTCTTCCTCCACGGCGCGGGCGGCGCCGGGCGCTGGCTTCCATTCCAGGAGCGCCTCGCGAAGGAGTTCACCGTGCGGATGCCGAGCCATCCCGGCCACGGCGGCTCGCCCGCGGCCGACTGGATCGAGCACATCTCGGACTTGGCCTTCCACTACCTGGATCTGCTCGACGCGCTCGGGCTCGAGCGCGTCCACCTGGTGGGCGCGTCGTTCGGTGGCTGGATCGCGGCCGAGCTGGCAACGATGGCGTCGCACCGGCTCCGCTCGCTGGTCCTCATCGACCCGGTCGGCATCAAAGTGGACGGCTGGATCTACCCGTTCCTCTTCGGGATGGACATCCCCGAGGTGGTGGCGACCGTGTTCCACAACCCGATGGCGGCCCTCGCGCTGGCCCCGCCCGACGAGTCCGTCGAGACGCTCGCGCTCCAGTACCGCCAGGGGGCGGCGCTCGCGCGCGTCGCCTGGAACCCCTACCTCTACGACCCGCTCCTGCGCCGCCGGCTCGCGCGCATCGCCGCGCCGACCCTCCTCTGCTGGGGCGCCCACGACCGGCTCGCCCCGCTCTCCCCGTGCGGAGAGACGTGGCAGCGCGCGATCCCCGGGGCGCGCCTCAGCGTGCTCGCCGACTCGGGTCACGTGCCTCACCTCGAGGAGCCGGGCGCGGTCGCGTCGGCGGTGATCGAGTTTTGCCGGGAGCAGGGCGCCGCATGA
- a CDS encoding aminotransferase class IV yields MRELRIWMNGKLVAQDQAVLPVNSAAVFYGTNVFEGLRAYWNEDDGEIHCFRLQEHFVRFRESMKMMRFTVPYSDVDLYDAVRDVLKGNEIREDIHMHLVAYVTGPGMDATTPTGIYINPRRRGRISDGGLRCCVSSWHRTSDNAIPIRLKCGANYQNGRLALLQAKADGYDAPIFLSQQGHVAEGTGATFFMLRKGKLVTPPVSSDILESITRTTLIEEICPDLGVEVVEREIDRTELYVADEAFFCGSGYEITPIVSIDRFPLADSGVGATTRRLLTAYMSVVRGVDKRWPEWRTPVYRPVTV; encoded by the coding sequence ATGCGAGAGCTCAGGATCTGGATGAACGGCAAGCTCGTGGCCCAGGACCAGGCGGTGCTCCCGGTGAACAGCGCCGCGGTCTTCTACGGGACCAACGTGTTCGAGGGCCTCCGAGCCTACTGGAACGAAGACGACGGTGAGATCCACTGCTTCCGCCTCCAGGAGCACTTCGTCCGGTTCCGCGAGTCCATGAAGATGATGCGCTTCACGGTCCCGTACAGCGACGTGGACCTCTACGACGCCGTGCGCGACGTCCTCAAGGGGAACGAGATCCGCGAGGACATCCACATGCACCTGGTCGCCTACGTGACGGGCCCCGGGATGGACGCCACCACTCCGACCGGGATCTACATCAACCCGCGGCGCCGCGGCCGCATCTCGGACGGGGGCCTGCGCTGCTGCGTGAGCTCCTGGCACCGCACGTCGGACAACGCGATCCCGATCCGGCTCAAGTGCGGCGCGAACTACCAGAACGGCCGCCTCGCCCTGCTGCAGGCGAAGGCCGACGGCTACGACGCGCCCATCTTCCTGAGCCAGCAGGGGCACGTCGCGGAGGGCACCGGCGCGACGTTCTTCATGCTCCGCAAGGGCAAGCTCGTGACGCCGCCGGTGTCGAGCGACATCCTCGAGTCCATCACGCGCACGACGCTGATCGAGGAGATCTGCCCCGACCTCGGCGTCGAGGTCGTCGAGCGCGAGATCGACCGCACCGAGCTGTACGTCGCCGACGAGGCGTTCTTCTGCGGCAGCGGCTACGAGATCACGCCGATCGTCTCGATCGACCGCTTCCCGCTCGCCGACAGCGGCGTCGGCGCGACCACGCGGCGGCTCCTCACGGCCTACATGAGCGTCGTGCGCGGCGTGGACAAGCGCTGGCCGGAGTGGCGCACGCCGGTCTACCGGCCCGTGACGGTCTGA
- a CDS encoding GNAT family N-acetyltransferase — MKPPAALDTPRLHLRRPVVDDARAIYESYARDPEVTRFVSWSAHPSVAVTGKFVEEYCLAGWKTGEVYSWLITLAAGGDVAGMIDLRPVATRAEVGYVLARRYWGRGLATEAARAVVEWTIAQPDVHRVWAVADLENVASQRVLEKVGMAREGVLRRWLSAPSQGKVPRDVWCFARLKDTDVPR, encoded by the coding sequence GTGAAGCCGCCGGCCGCCCTCGACACGCCGCGCCTCCACCTGCGCCGGCCCGTCGTGGACGACGCGCGGGCCATCTACGAGAGCTACGCGCGCGACCCCGAGGTGACGCGCTTCGTGTCGTGGAGCGCCCACCCGAGCGTGGCCGTCACCGGGAAGTTCGTCGAGGAGTACTGCCTGGCGGGCTGGAAGACGGGCGAGGTCTACTCCTGGCTGATCACGCTCGCCGCGGGCGGCGACGTCGCGGGGATGATCGACCTGCGTCCGGTCGCGACGCGCGCGGAGGTCGGCTACGTCCTCGCCCGGCGCTACTGGGGCCGGGGCCTCGCGACGGAGGCGGCGCGCGCCGTGGTCGAGTGGACGATCGCCCAGCCCGACGTGCATCGCGTCTGGGCGGTGGCGGACCTCGAGAACGTGGCCTCGCAGCGCGTCCTCGAGAAGGTCGGGATGGCGCGCGAGGGCGTGCTGCGCCGCTGGCTCTCCGCCCCGAGCCAGGGCAAGGTGCCGCGCGATGTCTGGTGCTTCGCCCGCCTCAAGGACACGGACGTCCCGCGATGA